CTGAGGACGGCGAGATCGGCTCTGGCGCCGGGACGCAGGTGACCACGGTCTGCCTCCTCGAAGCTCAGCCACGCACTTCCGGCCGTGTAGGCTTCGAGCGCCCGCTCGCGGCTGAACAGGTGCTGCGCGGAGCGGCGCCGCACCCCGTCCAGCGAGGTGCCGGCGACCAGCCACCACAAGGACAGCCAGGGACTGTACGACGAAGCGCGGCTCGCGTCCGTTCCCGCGGCCACGGGGATCCCTTCGGCGAGGATGTCGGCGACCGGCGGGACCGCGTCCAACGAGCCCGGCCCCCACGCCGCTTCCGACGCCGCGGCCTTGAACACCTGGTGGTCGTCGAGCACGATCCCCGCGCCCAGAGCCTTGAGCCGGCGCAGGTTCCGAGCGCCGACCCGGTCCGCGTGCGACAGGGTGAACCGCAGCCCGTGCAAGGGGATGAGCTGGTCGACCGCCTCCCAGCAGTCGAGGATCACGTCGATCGAGGAATCCAGGACGGCGTGGATGTTCATCGGCCAGCCACGCGCGGCCGTGGCGTAGGTGATGTCGTAGAGCTGAGCGGCGGCCGGCTCACTTATCCGGAAGTCTTCCAGGCCCTCGAAGTCGTGGCAGCCGAAGTGGACGACCTCGCCGATACCGAGCACCTGCAGCATCCCATCCCCGAACCGGGACCGCGCGTGCCGCAACCAGCCGTCGAGCTGAGCCTGTTCCTGCCCCGGGTCGACCGCGGACAGGAACAACCGCGTGCGCATCGACAGTTCACCACGGCGCCACAACGTGAACAGCGGGTCGTAGCGCTCCGGGCCCATCCCGAAACCACCCGCGTCCACGATCCCGGTGAGGCCAGCGGCATGCAGGTCGGCGAACATCGCGGCGGTGGAGCGCAGCTGCTCGTCGGCGCCGGGAACGGCCATCGCATCGAGGCAATGGGTGAAGGCACCCATCCCGTGCACCCGCCCGGTCGGCTCCCCGGTCGCCGGATCACGCTCCACCCAGCCGCCCGGCGGATCGCCGGCCAGACGGTCCAGGCCGGTCGCGCGCAGCGCGGCCGAGTTGAGCACCGCTACCTCGTACAGGGCCTGCAGGTACACGGGATGGTCGGGGGCGATGGCGTCGAGCTCCGCCCGGGTGGGTTCGCGGGACTCGGCGAACTGACAGGGGTGCCAACCGCCGATCGCCCGGACCCACTCCCCCGGGGGACGGTCGCGCACGGCCGTCTCGATCGTGACGAGTGCGCTCGCCACGTCGGGCACCCCGGTCCAGTGCAGCTCGGCCGTCCAGGTCGCACCCGCCCGTGCGGCGTGCAGGTGCCCGTCGATGAGGCCGGGGATCACCCGGCGGCCCCGCAGATCCACCACACGCGTGCCGGGACCGGCGCACTCCCCCGCCTCCTCGCCGCAGGCGAGCACCCGCCCGTCGCGGACGGCGAGCGCCCCGGCCTCTCGTCCCCGGCCGGTCCAGATCCGGCCGTTGACGTAGAGCTCGTCGGCGGCGTTCTTCGTGGAGTCAGCCACGTGACCTTCTTCCTTACAGAGACCGGTTCTTCAGCAGATCGTCCCGGGAGGAGCGGACCCGCTCGCGCAGCACGGGCAGGTCGTGCCGCAGCATCCGCCCACCCGCCTTCACCTGCTCGCCCGCGACGAACACGGCTTCCACGTTCTGGCTGTCGGCGAGGGTGATGGCGGCGGGCAGGTGGTTGACCAGGAACAGGTTCGGCAGCTCGACGTCGAGCAGGATCAGGTCGGCCTCTTTCCCTGGGGTGATCGAGCCGATCCGGTCGTCGAGTCCGAGTGCGCGAGCGCCTTCGATCGTGGCCATGCGCACGACGTCCGCCGCGGTGATGGTCAGCTCCGGCAGAACCTCGCCCCGGCTCAGCGCGAGGTGGTTCTGCCAGCCCCGCTCGGCTTCAAGCGTCCCGCGCATCTCGGCGAACAGGCTCCCGCCGACGCCGGACACCACGTCCACGCTCAGGCTCGGCTCGAGCCCCGCCGCGCGCACCCGGCCGGTCGCGGGATAGCCGTGCCCCATCTGCATCTCCACCCTGGGTGACAGGGAGACGTGGCCGCCCGAGTCGGCGATCATGCCCAGTTCCTCGTCCGTGCAGGTGTTGCAGTGCACGAAGACCAGATCGGGGCCCAGCAGGCCACGGCGGTGCAGGTCGGTGACCGAACGGACCTGGCCCAGGAGCCCCACTCCAACGTGCGTGGACAGGCGGACGTCCAGTTCCCTGGCCAGCTCCAGGTCGGTCACGGCTTCCTCGACCGGGCCGAACTCCGGGCCGAGGCTGGCGATCGCGAAGGTCAGCAGCGAGTCCTTCGACGGGAAATAGCGTTCGGCGACCCGGACGACGTCCGAGCGGTACCAGCCGGCCTGCGGTGACCAGGGATTGCCGTAGCCGAAGACGGCCCGGACACCGGACTCCGCGAGCCCGTGCACCGCCTCGTCGGCGTGCTCGGGAGTCCGGATGATGTGCGACCAGTCCATGATCGTGGTGATGCCCGAGTCCAGCGCCTCGATCGCGCCGAGCAGGTCGGCGACGTACACGTCGTCCGGGGTGAACCGCGGTCCGAGCTCGAGCAGCATCTGCTCGACGTACTGCCCGAGCGTCCAGTCCGCGGCGATCTGCCGGACGGCGGCTTGCCACAGGTGCCGGTGCGTGTCGACCAGACCGGGCAGCACGATGCGGTTCTCCGCGTCGACGATCCTGGCGTCGGTCACCTCGAGTTCCGGGGCGACCGCCCGGATGACGCCGTCCTCGATGAGTACGTCGCCTCGGGGCAGAGTACCGATGGCGGGGTCCACGCTGAAGACGATGCCGCCGGTGATGAGGGTTCTCGTTCTCGTGGTCATGGCTCTCACCACTCGACCGCGATGTACTTGGATTCGGTGAACTCGAGCATGCCCTCGTGCCCGCCCTCGCGACCGATCCCGCTTTGCTTCGTGCCGCCGAAGGGCGCGGCCGGATCCGAGACCACCCCGCGGTTCAGCCCGACCATGCCGGAGTCCAGAGCTTCGGCGACCCGCAGCCCCCGCGCGAGGTCTGCGGTGCAGACGTAGGACACCAGCCCGTATTCGGTGTCGTTCGCCAGCTCCACCGCCTCCGCTTCCCGGTCGAACGCGACCACCGGCGCGACCGGCCCGAAGATCTCCTGCGTCAGCACGGGCGCACCCGGCGGGACATCGGCGAGCACCGTCGGCGGGTAGAAGTGCCCCGGCCCGTCCACGGAAGAGCCGGGAGTGACGACGGTCGCGCCCATCGCCACCGTTCGCGCCACCAGGTCCGCCACCTTGTCCCGCGATTCGGCGTTGACCAGCGGGCCAAGTGCCACACCTTCCTCGAGTCCGTGCCCCATCCGCAGTTCGCCCATCCTCGCCGCGAGCAGCGCGGTGAACTCCTCGGCCACCGGACGTTCGACGTAGAACCGGTTGGCCGCCGTGCACGCCTCCCCGCCGTTGCGCATCTTCGCGACCATCGCGATGTCCACCGCGGCCTCGAGGTCGGCGTCGGCGAACACGAGGAACGGCGCGTTGCCGCCCAATTCCATGGACGAACTGACCACGGTCTCACCCGCGCCGGCCAGGAGCCGCCTGCCGACCTCGGTCGAGCCGGTGAACGACACCTTCCGCACCCGGGGGTCGTCCATCATCGCGCGCACGACGACCCCGGATCGGGCCGAGGGCAGCACGTTCACCACGCCCGCCGGCACGCCGGCTTCGGTGAGGATTCCGGCGATCGCGAGCGCCGCCAGCGGAGTTTCACTGGCAGGCTTGAGCACCACGGTGCAGCCCGCGGCGAGCGCGGGGCCGATCTTGCGCGTCGCCATCGCGGCCGGGAAGTTCCACGGGGTGACCAGCACGCACACGCCGATCGGTTGCCGCAGCACGAGAATCCGGTTGGCCCCGGACGGTGCCGTCTGGACGGTGCCGAGCCCGCGCACCGCCTCTTCCGAGTACCACCGGAAGAACTCCGCGGCGTAGGCGACCTCACCGCGGGCATCCGCCAGCGTCTTGCCGTTCTCCAGCACGATCAACGCGGCGAGGCCGTCCGCGCGTTCGGTCATCAGCTCGAAGGCGCGGCGCAGGATTTCGGCTCGCTCCCTCGGGGCGGTCGCCGCCCAGCCCGGCCCGGCCTGGTGCGCCGCGGTGACGGCGTCGAGCCCGTCGTTCACGGACGCGCTCGCGACCGAGGCGATCTCCTGCTCCGTGGCCGGGTCGGCGACGGAGATGCGGGCACCGTCCGAGGCAGGCCGCCAAGCGCCGCCGATGAACAACTCGGCCGGCACCGCCTTCACGATCCCGTCGAGGTCGATGGTCTTCACGGCACTCCTGTCAGTACTCGTTGGCGATGAACAGTTCCTGCGCGGGGAACTTGGTGATCACGTGCGCGCCCTGCTCGGTCACGACGACCTCCTCCTCGATCCGTGCCGCGGAGAACCCGTCGGCGGCCGGACAGTAGGTCTCGAGCGCGAACACCATTCCCGGCTGGATCTCGACCGGGTTGCTCAGGCTGTTGAGCCGGGAGATGATCGGCCGCTCGTGGAGGCCGAGCCCGAGCCCGTGGCCGAACTGCAGACCGAAGGCCGCCATCTCGTTCGCGAACCCGAACTCGGTGGCGGCCGGCCACACGCGGGCGACCTCGTCCGTCCCGACGCCCGGGCCCACGACCTCGATGGCGGCGTCCATCCACTCGCGAGCCCTGGTGTAGGCGTCACGCTGGGCCGCGGTGGCGCTGCCGACGCTGAACGTGCGGTAGTAGCAGGTCCGGTACCCGTTGTAGGACTGGATGATGTCGAAGAACGCCTGGTCGCCAGGGCGGATGAGGCGGTCGGAGAAGTTGTGCGGGTGTGGGTTGCAGCGCTCCCCGGAGACCGCGTTGATCGCCTCGACCTGATCCGAGCCCATCTCGTACAGCCGCTTGTTGGCCAGCGCGACGATCTCGTTTTCCCGGATGCCGGGCTTGAGCACCTCCACGATGTCCTGGTAGACGCCATCGACCATCGCGGCGGCCTGGGTGAGCAGGGTGATCTCGTCAGCCGACTTGATCTGCCGCGCGTCCAGCATCAGCTGCTGCGCGTCGAGCACCCGCAACCCTTGCCGCTGCATTTCGAACAGGAAGGGCGGCTCCACGATGTCCACGCCCACCGGCTGGTCCGCCAGTCCGGCGTCGGTGAGCATGCCCTTGATCTCCCGGACCGCGGACTCCATCAGGCCCGCGCTCGGCGCGATCGCCCCGCGCAGGCCCAGCATTCCGGCCCGCGAGTTCTCGGGCAGGAGCCACGGTGAGTACAGCTGGTGGTGTCTGGCGGCAGAGCCGAAGTCCCACAGCACCGGCTCTCCGCCGCGGGTCAGCAGCGCGTACCGGGTCATCTTGTCGCCGAGCGCGCCGCCGATCCACGTCTGTGTCACGTACCGGATGTTGTAGAAGTCGAACAGCAGGAAGGCACCGCACTCGGACGACTCCAGTGCCGCCCTGGCCCGGCCGATGCGGTAGTCGCGCAGCCGTCCGAAGTCGACCCGCTGTTCGAAGTCCACCGCGCCGTGGCCCGGCGCGGGCAAGGGGCGCGCGCTCACGACGGCGGTCATCTCAACCCTCCAGCCCGTCGTCGACGGTCGCGTGCTCGGACTTGAGCTCGATCCCGGACCGCCGCGCCTGCTCCAGGAGCAGCTCGGCGAAGTCGTTCTCCCGCGAGCCCCCTCCGATGGCCTCGCACACCAGCTGTGCGGCCGCGGCGGCGACCGGCATCGGCGCCTCCAGTTCCCGGGCCGCCTCGAGGCCCAGGTCGAAGTCCTTGCGCAGCAACGGCATGGTGAACGTGGGAGTGAAGTCCAGGTTCACCAGTGCGGGTGTCTTGTACCGGCTGAACACCGACCCCATCACCGAGTTGTTCAGGAACTCGAGGAACGCCTCGCGGCTGGTACCACCCTTCTCGGCCAGCACGGTGATCTCCGCGAGGGACTGGGTCACCACGCCGAGGAACACGTTGTGGGCGATCTTGACCAGGCGTGCCACCTCTCCTTCGCCGACGTAGGTCACGCCCCGGCCGAGCACCTCCAGCAACGGGCGGGCGGCGTCGAACGCCTCGCGCGGCCCGGAGACGGCGAGCGTCAGCTTGCCCGATTTGACGACCTTGGGGTTGCCGCTCACCGGGGCGGCCAGGAAGTCGGTGTCGCGGCCGGCCGCCGCGGCGCGGGCTTCGGCCGAGGCCCCGGTCGACACCGTGGACGAGTCCACGATCAGCCCCGGTGCCGCGTCGGCCCGGCTGAGCACGCCGTTCTCGCCGGTGGTCACCGCCGCCAGGTCCGCCGAGGCGGACACCATCACGAAGACCACGTCCTTGTCGGCCAGGTCCGCAGGACTGTCCACAACGGAGGCGCCGAGTTCGGTCAACGGCTCGGCCTTGGCCCGGGTGCGGTTGTAGACAGCCACGTCGTGGCCGGCCTCGAGCAGCCGGGCGGCCAGCTGGAAGCCCATCCGACCGGTGCCGATCCACCCGATCGTCGGGCGCTCGGTGGCGCGGTAGCCCATGTTTCGTCCTCTCGACGATGTCGATTGATTCCGGGTTCGCACCCGGTCGCGGCGCGGCCAGCAGGCGGATTCCTGAGCATCACGCGACAGCGTCCACAACCGGTTGCATCAGAGCTTGGCGATGCCTGCGGACCTTGTCAAGCTTGTCCGGGAAATTGCCTGGCCCTGACCGTGCGACCGGTTGCACAGCACGTACCATGAGCGCATGGACAAGCCGCCCACGATCGCCGATGTCGCCAAACTCGCCGGAGTGCACAAGGCGACTGCGTCCCGAGCCCTCAACCCGCGAACCAGCGGCCAGGTCAACCCGGCGACGGCACGGCGGGTGCTGACGGCGGCGAAACGGCTGCGCTACCAGCCGAACACCGTGGCGCGCAGCCTCAGCACGAACCGCTCGGCCACGGTCGGCGTCCTCATCCCCGACCTCACCAACCCGTTGTTCCCGCTGGTGGTCCGAGGTATCGAGGACGCGCTGGGCAGCCAGGGCTACACCGCGCTGCTGGCGAACACCGACAACGCCCCGGAGCGCGCCGAAGCCCAGTTCGACGCGCTGCTGTCCCGGCGCGTGGACGGGTTCCTGATCGCCACCGCACGCCGCGAGGACCCCTTGCTGACGCGCGCGCACGAGCAGGGCATCCCGGTCGTGCTCGTGAACCGGTCTACCGACGTTCCGCTGTTCCCGGCCGTGCTCGGAGACGACGTCGCCGGGATGGCCGCGGTGGTCGACCACCTGACGGAGCTGGGCCATCGACACCTCGCGCACCTGGCCGGGCCGGCCGGCTTGTCGACGGGGTCGCTACGGGCGCGCGCCTTCCGGCAGTGCGCCGGTGACGAGGCGCCGATACTGACGTGCGCGTCCTACACGGAGGAAGCGGGCCTCGAAGCCACGCACCGGTTGCTCGAGGAGCACCCCGGCACCACCGGCATCGTCGCCGGCAACGACATGATCGCCCTGGGCGTGTTGCAGGGCCTGCGCGAACACGGCCTCGACTGCCCGCGGGAGGTGTCCCTCGTCGGGTTCAACGACATGCGTTTCGTGGACAAGCTGGTGCCGCCGCTGACCACGGTGCACGTGCCGCATCACCGGCTCGGCGCGGAAGCGGCCCAGCTGCTGCTGGAGCAGCTGGACCGCCCCGACCCCACCCCGAAGACGGTGTCGCTTCCGCTGCACCTGGTGGTACGCGGATCGACGGCACCGCCGCGTTAGGCGAGAAGCCGCAACGGTTCCTCGAGAACGCGTACCAATGCCGCCATCCAGCGGGCGGCAAGCGCGCCATCGATGGCGCGGTGATCCACCGACAGCACGAGTGACACCTGAGTCGCGACGCCGACGGCTCCGTCGACCACGACCGGGATCTCGGCGGCGGCTCCGACGGCCAGGATCGCCGCATGTGGGGGGTTGATGATGGCCGAGAACTCGTCCACGCCGTACATGCCGAGGTTCGTCACGCTGATCGAG
This is a stretch of genomic DNA from Amycolatopsis endophytica. It encodes these proteins:
- a CDS encoding amidohydrolase; translation: MADSTKNAADELYVNGRIWTGRGREAGALAVRDGRVLACGEEAGECAGPGTRVVDLRGRRVIPGLIDGHLHAARAGATWTAELHWTGVPDVASALVTIETAVRDRPPGEWVRAIGGWHPCQFAESREPTRAELDAIAPDHPVYLQALYEVAVLNSAALRATGLDRLAGDPPGGWVERDPATGEPTGRVHGMGAFTHCLDAMAVPGADEQLRSTAAMFADLHAAGLTGIVDAGGFGMGPERYDPLFTLWRRGELSMRTRLFLSAVDPGQEQAQLDGWLRHARSRFGDGMLQVLGIGEVVHFGCHDFEGLEDFRISEPAAAQLYDITYATAARGWPMNIHAVLDSSIDVILDCWEAVDQLIPLHGLRFTLSHADRVGARNLRRLKALGAGIVLDDHQVFKAAASEAAWGPGSLDAVPPVADILAEGIPVAAGTDASRASSYSPWLSLWWLVAGTSLDGVRRRSAQHLFSRERALEAYTAGSAWLSFEEADRGHLRPGARADLAVLSDDYFTVPAARIPAITAELTVVGGKVVHSTGVVG
- a CDS encoding amidohydrolase family protein, which codes for MTTRTRTLITGGIVFSVDPAIGTLPRGDVLIEDGVIRAVAPELEVTDARIVDAENRIVLPGLVDTHRHLWQAAVRQIAADWTLGQYVEQMLLELGPRFTPDDVYVADLLGAIEALDSGITTIMDWSHIIRTPEHADEAVHGLAESGVRAVFGYGNPWSPQAGWYRSDVVRVAERYFPSKDSLLTFAIASLGPEFGPVEEAVTDLELARELDVRLSTHVGVGLLGQVRSVTDLHRRGLLGPDLVFVHCNTCTDEELGMIADSGGHVSLSPRVEMQMGHGYPATGRVRAAGLEPSLSVDVVSGVGGSLFAEMRGTLEAERGWQNHLALSRGEVLPELTITAADVVRMATIEGARALGLDDRIGSITPGKEADLILLDVELPNLFLVNHLPAAITLADSQNVEAVFVAGEQVKAGGRMLRHDLPVLRERVRSSRDDLLKNRSL
- a CDS encoding NAD-dependent succinate-semialdehyde dehydrogenase, with translation MKTIDLDGIVKAVPAELFIGGAWRPASDGARISVADPATEQEIASVASASVNDGLDAVTAAHQAGPGWAATAPRERAEILRRAFELMTERADGLAALIVLENGKTLADARGEVAYAAEFFRWYSEEAVRGLGTVQTAPSGANRILVLRQPIGVCVLVTPWNFPAAMATRKIGPALAAGCTVVLKPASETPLAALAIAGILTEAGVPAGVVNVLPSARSGVVVRAMMDDPRVRKVSFTGSTEVGRRLLAGAGETVVSSSMELGGNAPFLVFADADLEAAVDIAMVAKMRNGGEACTAANRFYVERPVAEEFTALLAARMGELRMGHGLEEGVALGPLVNAESRDKVADLVARTVAMGATVVTPGSSVDGPGHFYPPTVLADVPPGAPVLTQEIFGPVAPVVAFDREAEAVELANDTEYGLVSYVCTADLARGLRVAEALDSGMVGLNRGVVSDPAAPFGGTKQSGIGREGGHEGMLEFTESKYIAVEW
- a CDS encoding M24 family metallopeptidase, producing the protein MTAVVSARPLPAPGHGAVDFEQRVDFGRLRDYRIGRARAALESSECGAFLLFDFYNIRYVTQTWIGGALGDKMTRYALLTRGGEPVLWDFGSAARHHQLYSPWLLPENSRAGMLGLRGAIAPSAGLMESAVREIKGMLTDAGLADQPVGVDIVEPPFLFEMQRQGLRVLDAQQLMLDARQIKSADEITLLTQAAAMVDGVYQDIVEVLKPGIRENEIVALANKRLYEMGSDQVEAINAVSGERCNPHPHNFSDRLIRPGDQAFFDIIQSYNGYRTCYYRTFSVGSATAAQRDAYTRAREWMDAAIEVVGPGVGTDEVARVWPAATEFGFANEMAAFGLQFGHGLGLGLHERPIISRLNSLSNPVEIQPGMVFALETYCPAADGFSAARIEEEVVVTEQGAHVITKFPAQELFIANEY
- a CDS encoding NAD(P)-dependent oxidoreductase, encoding MRTRNQSTSSRGRNMGYRATERPTIGWIGTGRMGFQLAARLLEAGHDVAVYNRTRAKAEPLTELGASVVDSPADLADKDVVFVMVSASADLAAVTTGENGVLSRADAAPGLIVDSSTVSTGASAEARAAAAGRDTDFLAAPVSGNPKVVKSGKLTLAVSGPREAFDAARPLLEVLGRGVTYVGEGEVARLVKIAHNVFLGVVTQSLAEITVLAEKGGTSREAFLEFLNNSVMGSVFSRYKTPALVNLDFTPTFTMPLLRKDFDLGLEAARELEAPMPVAAAAAQLVCEAIGGGSRENDFAELLLEQARRSGIELKSEHATVDDGLEG
- a CDS encoding LacI family DNA-binding transcriptional regulator, whose product is MDKPPTIADVAKLAGVHKATASRALNPRTSGQVNPATARRVLTAAKRLRYQPNTVARSLSTNRSATVGVLIPDLTNPLFPLVVRGIEDALGSQGYTALLANTDNAPERAEAQFDALLSRRVDGFLIATARREDPLLTRAHEQGIPVVLVNRSTDVPLFPAVLGDDVAGMAAVVDHLTELGHRHLAHLAGPAGLSTGSLRARAFRQCAGDEAPILTCASYTEEAGLEATHRLLEEHPGTTGIVAGNDMIALGVLQGLREHGLDCPREVSLVGFNDMRFVDKLVPPLTTVHVPHHRLGAEAAQLLLEQLDRPDPTPKTVSLPLHLVVRGSTAPPR